The following coding sequences lie in one Megalodesulfovibrio gigas DSM 1382 = ATCC 19364 genomic window:
- the gcvT gene encoding glycine cleavage system aminomethyltransferase GcvT has translation MTDAALNTTPLTARHQALGAKMADFAGFLMPIQYAGIIAEHTQTRTQASLFDICHMGEFLIAGEAAKAELSHLLTHNLETLAPGRCRYGFLLNETGGVIDDCILYCLAQDHYMLVVNGARIEADRDWISTRLAQAHFEDVSDDTAKLDLQGPASLDVLEALLDRSLRHIPYFGFAQLEWQGQPLLVSRTGYTGELGYELYCPASQAGPLWDALLGYAAVKPAGLGARDTLRLEMGLPLYGHDLDETHTPAEAGYGGLLTSTADYIGKVQATAVREKLVGLLLDGRRSARHGDAVVLDGEQVGVITSGSFCPSLNCAAALAFIRADKAGAPGYVIRTARAELPAVPADLPFHKAGTARKKLA, from the coding sequence ATGACCGACGCCGCCCTCAACACCACGCCCCTCACCGCCCGCCATCAGGCCCTGGGCGCCAAGATGGCGGACTTTGCCGGCTTTCTCATGCCCATCCAGTATGCCGGCATCATCGCCGAGCACACCCAGACCCGCACTCAGGCGTCGCTGTTCGACATCTGCCACATGGGCGAATTCCTCATCGCCGGCGAGGCCGCCAAGGCCGAGCTTTCCCACCTGCTGACCCACAACCTCGAAACCCTGGCCCCGGGCCGCTGTCGGTACGGCTTTTTGCTCAACGAGACCGGCGGCGTCATCGACGACTGCATCCTGTACTGTCTGGCCCAGGATCACTACATGCTGGTGGTCAACGGCGCCCGCATCGAGGCGGACCGGGACTGGATCAGCACCCGGCTGGCACAGGCCCATTTCGAAGACGTGAGCGACGACACCGCCAAGCTCGACCTGCAGGGACCGGCCTCCCTGGACGTGCTGGAAGCCCTGCTGGACCGCTCCCTGCGGCACATCCCCTACTTCGGCTTTGCCCAGCTGGAATGGCAGGGCCAGCCCCTGCTGGTGAGCCGCACCGGCTACACTGGCGAGCTGGGCTACGAGCTGTACTGCCCCGCCAGCCAGGCCGGCCCCCTGTGGGATGCCCTGCTGGGATACGCCGCCGTCAAACCTGCCGGCCTGGGCGCGCGGGACACCCTGCGCCTGGAAATGGGCCTGCCGCTGTACGGGCACGACCTGGACGAGACGCACACCCCGGCCGAGGCCGGCTACGGCGGCCTGCTCACCTCCACGGCAGACTACATCGGCAAGGTCCAGGCCACGGCCGTACGCGAGAAGCTCGTGGGCCTGCTCCTGGACGGCCGCCGCAGCGCCCGCCATGGCGATGCCGTGGTTCTGGACGGCGAACAGGTGGGCGTGATCACGTCCGGCTCCTTCTGCCCCAGCCTCAACTGCGCCGCGGCCCTGGCCTTCATTCGGGCAGACAAGGCCGGCGCGCCGGGCTACGTCATCCGCACCGCCCGGGCCGAGCTGCCGGCCGTTCCCGCTGACCTGCCCTTCCACAAAGCCGGCACTGCCCGGAAAAAACTGGCCTAG
- a CDS encoding RsmE family RNA methyltransferase yields the protein MHRFHLPPEAWDTAADVLRLDGPEAHHAARVLRLEAGEDIALFDGQGRRAVCRILDVKKQHLALEVLEQAQDPPPAAPTILALGFSKAIRRSWLLEKAVELNAAGLWFWQADRSQGRIPEDVKESWQGALVAAGKQCGVSHLPDVRTFPGGLEAVLQETAAMQTVVLWEEQDQPAPVLPQAVIRLPAPCCFLLGPEGGFSPREVQVFQHAQTLAASLGPSILRWETAALTVLALRFWGQAGATGDA from the coding sequence ATGCATCGATTTCATCTTCCGCCAGAGGCCTGGGACACCGCCGCCGACGTGCTGCGTCTTGATGGGCCGGAAGCCCACCACGCCGCGCGGGTGTTGCGTCTGGAAGCAGGCGAGGACATCGCCCTGTTTGATGGCCAGGGCCGGCGCGCCGTGTGTCGCATCCTGGATGTCAAAAAACAGCATCTCGCCCTGGAAGTGCTGGAGCAGGCCCAGGATCCACCGCCGGCAGCGCCCACCATCCTGGCCCTGGGCTTTTCCAAGGCCATCCGCCGCAGCTGGCTGCTGGAAAAGGCCGTGGAGCTGAACGCGGCCGGCCTGTGGTTCTGGCAGGCAGATCGCAGCCAGGGCCGCATCCCTGAAGACGTGAAAGAAAGCTGGCAGGGGGCGCTGGTGGCTGCCGGCAAGCAGTGCGGCGTCTCGCATCTTCCGGACGTGCGCACCTTCCCCGGCGGCCTGGAGGCCGTGCTGCAGGAAACAGCCGCCATGCAGACGGTGGTGTTGTGGGAAGAACAGGACCAGCCGGCCCCCGTCCTGCCCCAGGCGGTGATCCGCCTGCCTGCGCCATGCTGCTTCCTGCTCGGCCCGGAAGGTGGCTTCAGCCCGCGGGAGGTACAGGTGTTCCAGCACGCCCAGACCCTCGCCGCCAGCCTGGGGCCTTCCATCCTGCGCTGGGAAACGGCCGCCCTCACCGTGCTGGCCCTGCGTTTCTGGGGTCAGGCCGGAGCAACCGGTGACGCCTGA
- a CDS encoding replication-associated recombination protein A, which produces MTPEAPQDRRPLAERLRPASLADVAGQGHLRKKLQAYLDAPRLPSLLLFGPPGCGKSSLALLLAASTGRPHVRVSAPEAGLPELRKRLQGVSVLVLDELHRFSKAQQDFFLPVLESGEVTLIATTTENPSFSITRQLLSRLHVLKLAPLDRAALLQVAGRACDELGVCFDQDILAFLTAASHGDARTLLNLLEHAASLPEDARSLESLQERLPELLLRHDKAGDSHYELASALIKSIRGSDPDAAVYYLACLLTGGEDPRFVCRRLVLSASEDVGLADPQALPLAVACLQAVESIGMPEGFIPLAQTAVYLALAPKSNSTYLAYHAAQAHLKKHGPAPVPLHLRNAATALQKEWGFGKGYKYPHNFPGAWVEQQYLPDAVAGTRFYHAKDQGAEPSLNGWSEPDE; this is translated from the coding sequence GTGACGCCTGAAGCGCCTCAGGACAGGCGTCCCCTGGCCGAGCGCCTGCGGCCGGCCAGCCTTGCAGACGTGGCCGGCCAGGGACATCTGCGCAAGAAACTGCAAGCCTATCTGGATGCCCCCCGCCTGCCCAGCCTGTTGCTCTTCGGCCCGCCAGGGTGCGGCAAGTCCAGTCTGGCCTTGCTGCTGGCCGCCTCCACAGGCCGGCCGCATGTGCGCGTGAGTGCGCCCGAAGCCGGGCTGCCCGAGTTGCGCAAGCGGCTCCAGGGCGTGAGCGTGCTGGTGCTGGACGAGCTGCACCGCTTCTCCAAGGCCCAGCAGGACTTTTTTCTGCCTGTGTTGGAATCCGGCGAGGTGACGCTCATCGCCACCACCACGGAGAACCCGTCCTTTTCCATCACCCGGCAGCTGCTTTCCCGGCTGCACGTGCTCAAGCTGGCCCCCCTGGATCGTGCAGCCCTGCTGCAGGTGGCCGGCCGGGCCTGCGATGAACTGGGGGTCTGCTTTGATCAGGATATCCTGGCCTTTCTGACCGCCGCCAGCCACGGGGACGCCCGCACCCTGCTCAACCTGCTGGAACATGCCGCCTCTCTGCCCGAGGATGCGCGGTCCCTGGAATCGCTTCAGGAGCGGCTGCCGGAACTGCTGCTCCGGCACGACAAGGCCGGGGACAGTCACTATGAGCTGGCATCGGCCCTCATCAAGTCCATCCGGGGGAGCGATCCCGACGCCGCCGTCTACTATCTGGCCTGCCTGCTTACCGGGGGGGAGGATCCGCGCTTCGTCTGCCGCCGGCTGGTGCTCTCGGCCTCGGAGGATGTGGGGTTGGCCGATCCCCAGGCCCTGCCCCTGGCCGTGGCCTGCCTGCAGGCCGTGGAATCCATCGGCATGCCCGAGGGCTTCATCCCCCTGGCCCAGACCGCGGTGTATCTGGCCCTGGCTCCCAAGAGCAATTCCACCTACCTGGCCTACCACGCCGCCCAGGCGCACCTGAAGAAGCACGGCCCGGCCCCCGTGCCCCTGCACCTGCGCAACGCCGCCACGGCCCTGCAAAAGGAATGGGGATTCGGCAAGGGATACAAATATCCGCACAATTTCCCGGGGGCCTGGGTGGAACAGCAGTACCTGCCCGATGCCGTGGCCGGTACGCGCTTTTACCACGCCAAGGACCAGGGCGCGGAACCCAGCCTCAACGGCTGGAGCGAGCCGGACGAATAG
- a CDS encoding DegQ family serine endoprotease → MIRSIQAISLRVALVMCCVMLLGGAAEARSFPELADLVETAGKAVVNINTEKQAVQRQPEQRFRRNDPFNDFFREFERFFGDQTRRRPQRSLGSGFLIAADGLIVTNNHVIAEADVIKVTLHNEKTYNAKVIGRDEETDLALLKIEAKESLPFLSFANSDRARIGDWVVAIGNPFGLQHSVTAGIISAKGRSLGSGPYDNYIQTDASINPGNSGGPLLNLQGEVLGINTAILASGQGLGFAVPSNMAKSVIEQLQSGKAVRRGWLGVTIQDVDENTAKALGLDDTAGALVANVMPGEPADKAGLKAGDVILKINDDAVVGTADLLRRIAQVQPGKSATLTIWTDGKTRDVRVTVGERSKDKLAQMDEDGTTPDGSEATESALGLSLRRYSREEARQLGMREAKGLLVTAVEPDSPADGAGIQAGDVLLSVNQRPVNQPEDVAQIVEREGRARGAVMAQIVRKGRAFFRPIPVE, encoded by the coding sequence ATGATTCGATCCATTCAGGCGATCTCACTGCGTGTGGCGTTGGTGATGTGCTGCGTCATGCTTCTGGGAGGCGCCGCCGAAGCCCGCAGTTTTCCTGAACTGGCCGACCTGGTGGAAACCGCCGGCAAGGCCGTGGTCAACATCAATACGGAAAAGCAGGCCGTGCAGCGCCAGCCCGAGCAGCGCTTTCGCCGCAACGATCCCTTCAACGATTTCTTCCGCGAATTCGAGCGCTTTTTCGGTGATCAGACCCGCCGCCGGCCCCAGCGGTCCCTGGGGTCCGGGTTTCTCATTGCTGCCGATGGGCTTATCGTCACCAACAACCATGTCATTGCCGAGGCAGACGTCATCAAGGTGACGCTGCACAACGAAAAGACATACAATGCCAAGGTCATCGGCCGTGACGAGGAAACCGATCTGGCCCTGCTGAAGATCGAGGCCAAGGAATCCCTGCCGTTTTTGTCCTTCGCCAACTCCGACCGCGCCCGGATTGGCGACTGGGTGGTGGCCATCGGCAACCCCTTCGGCCTGCAGCACAGCGTTACCGCGGGCATCATCAGCGCCAAGGGCCGCAGCCTCGGGTCCGGCCCCTATGACAACTACATCCAGACCGACGCCTCCATCAACCCCGGCAACTCCGGCGGTCCCCTGCTGAACCTGCAGGGCGAGGTGCTGGGCATCAATACGGCCATCCTCGCCTCGGGCCAGGGCCTGGGCTTTGCCGTGCCCAGCAACATGGCCAAGAGCGTCATCGAGCAGCTGCAATCCGGCAAGGCCGTGCGCCGCGGCTGGCTGGGCGTGACCATTCAGGATGTGGACGAGAACACCGCCAAGGCCCTGGGACTTGACGACACGGCCGGCGCGTTGGTGGCCAATGTCATGCCCGGTGAACCTGCTGACAAGGCCGGGCTGAAGGCCGGGGATGTCATCCTCAAGATCAATGATGATGCCGTGGTCGGCACGGCCGATCTCCTGCGCCGCATTGCCCAGGTGCAGCCGGGCAAGTCCGCCACCCTCACCATCTGGACCGACGGCAAGACCCGCGATGTCCGCGTGACCGTGGGCGAACGCAGCAAGGACAAGCTGGCCCAGATGGACGAAGACGGGACGACCCCGGACGGCTCCGAAGCCACGGAAAGCGCCCTGGGCCTTTCCCTGCGTCGCTACAGCCGCGAGGAGGCCCGCCAGTTGGGCATGCGTGAGGCCAAGGGCCTGCTGGTGACGGCAGTGGAGCCGGATTCCCCCGCAGACGGTGCCGGCATCCAGGCCGGTGACGTGCTGCTGAGCGTGAATCAGCGCCCCGTGAACCAGCCCGAGGACGTGGCCCAGATTGTGGAGCGCGAGGGCCGGGCGCGCGGCGCCGTCATGGCGCAAATTGTCCGCAAGGGCCGGGCCTTCTTCCGACCCATTCCGGTGGAATAA
- a CDS encoding sensor histidine kinase: protein MLKNLSRHSTTPVIPASLLRSSTFRLAMLFLCVFGASALLLLYFIYWTTAGFMERQTVATITAEIQGLRDRYELLGLAGLIQVINERISDKENRDSLYLLAKPDYSPLAGNLDQWPEVELSESGWLTFTLAAPRRRQEMAMARHFLLTGNFHLLVGRNISEKTDIQRRIIKSLFYGLALAVVLGLAGGVFMSRKMLRRLDVINKTSLEIMAGNFSRRIPVKGTGDEFDQLIANLNEMLDQNERLMGGVRQVSDNIAHDLRSPLTRMRNRLELALMETSNLTLCQEALARTVEETDEIIQTFNALLQIAQAESGAKRGDMTRLDLTAIARDIGELYEPSAEEKDLAMTMELDHGATVMGNRHLLSQAMANLLDNAIKYTPAGGRVLLRIRNTPQGPECTVADTGPGIPPEARDKVLERFFRLESSRSAPGSGLGLSLVAAVARLHRAGLSLASHQPDDPQRPGLEAVIRFPRLAELKKGREQA from the coding sequence TTGCTCAAGAACCTCTCCAGGCATTCCACCACCCCCGTGATTCCCGCCAGCCTGCTCCGTTCCTCCACCTTCCGCCTGGCCATGCTCTTTTTGTGCGTGTTCGGGGCGTCTGCGTTGCTGTTGTTGTATTTCATTTACTGGACCACGGCCGGCTTCATGGAGCGGCAGACCGTGGCCACCATCACCGCCGAGATCCAGGGTCTCCGGGACCGCTACGAACTGCTGGGGCTGGCCGGGCTCATCCAGGTCATCAACGAGCGCATTTCGGACAAGGAAAATCGGGACTCGCTGTACCTGCTGGCCAAGCCGGACTATTCCCCCCTGGCCGGCAACCTGGACCAGTGGCCCGAGGTGGAGCTGTCCGAATCGGGCTGGCTCACCTTCACCCTGGCTGCGCCGCGCCGCCGCCAGGAAATGGCCATGGCCCGCCATTTTCTGCTTACCGGCAACTTCCATCTGCTGGTGGGACGCAACATCTCGGAAAAGACGGACATCCAGCGCCGCATCATCAAGTCCCTGTTTTACGGGCTGGCCCTGGCCGTGGTGCTGGGCCTGGCCGGCGGGGTGTTCATGAGCCGCAAGATGCTCCGGCGGCTGGACGTCATCAACAAAACCAGTCTGGAGATCATGGCCGGCAACTTCTCCAGGCGTATCCCGGTCAAGGGCACGGGCGACGAGTTTGATCAGCTCATCGCCAATCTGAATGAAATGCTGGACCAGAATGAACGGCTCATGGGCGGCGTGCGCCAGGTGAGCGACAATATCGCCCACGACCTGCGCAGCCCCCTGACCCGCATGCGCAACCGGCTGGAACTGGCCCTCATGGAGACCAGCAACCTGACCCTGTGCCAGGAGGCCCTGGCCCGGACCGTGGAAGAGACGGACGAAATCATCCAGACTTTCAACGCCCTGCTGCAGATCGCCCAGGCCGAGTCCGGCGCAAAACGTGGCGACATGACCCGGCTGGACCTGACCGCCATCGCCCGGGACATCGGCGAACTGTACGAACCCTCGGCCGAGGAAAAGGATCTGGCCATGACCATGGAGCTGGACCACGGCGCCACGGTCATGGGCAATCGGCACCTGCTCTCCCAGGCCATGGCCAATCTGCTGGACAACGCCATCAAGTACACTCCTGCCGGCGGACGGGTGCTCCTGCGCATCCGCAACACGCCCCAGGGACCGGAATGCACCGTGGCGGACACCGGGCCGGGCATTCCACCCGAGGCCCGGGACAAGGTGCTGGAACGCTTCTTCCGTCTGGAATCCTCCCGCTCCGCCCCGGGCAGCGGCCTGGGCCTCTCCCTGGTGGCAGCGGTGGCGCGGCTGCACCGGGCAGGTCTGTCCCTGGCCAGCCACCAGCCGGACGATCCGCAGCGGCCCGGGCTGGAAGCTGTCATTCGTTTTCCAAGACTGGCGGAACTGAAAAAGGGCAGGGAGCAGGCCTGA
- a CDS encoding response regulator transcription factor, with protein MRILVVEDDMEAAAYMAKGLKESGYTVDHAADGKDGLFKAASENYDAIVMDRMLPGVDGLTILRTLRSAGNMTPVLILSALGEVDDRVTGLKAGGDDYLTKPYAFSELLARLEALLRRGQDGAAVTRLKVADMEMDLIARKVSRGGKVVELQPKEFSLLEYLMRHAGHVVTRTMLLENVWDYAFDPQTNVIDVHISRLRQKIDKGFQKPLLHTVRGVGYTVREPAE; from the coding sequence ATGCGCATCCTCGTCGTGGAAGACGACATGGAAGCCGCGGCCTATATGGCCAAGGGCCTCAAGGAAAGCGGCTACACCGTGGACCACGCTGCCGATGGCAAAGACGGCCTGTTCAAGGCCGCCAGCGAGAACTACGACGCCATTGTCATGGACCGCATGCTGCCCGGCGTGGACGGCCTGACCATCCTGCGCACCCTGCGTTCCGCCGGCAACATGACGCCGGTGCTCATCCTCTCTGCCCTGGGCGAGGTGGACGACCGCGTGACCGGCCTGAAGGCCGGCGGCGACGACTACCTCACCAAGCCGTATGCCTTTTCCGAACTGCTGGCCCGTCTGGAAGCCCTGCTGCGTCGCGGGCAGGACGGCGCAGCGGTGACGCGTCTGAAGGTGGCAGACATGGAAATGGACCTCATTGCCCGCAAGGTTTCCCGCGGCGGCAAGGTGGTGGAGCTGCAGCCCAAGGAATTTTCCCTGCTGGAATACCTCATGCGCCACGCCGGGCATGTGGTGACCCGGACCATGCTGCTGGAAAATGTCTGGGACTATGCCTTTGATCCGCAAACCAACGTCATTGATGTGCACATCTCCCGGCTGCGCCAGAAAATCGACAAGGGATTCCAGAAGCCCCTGCTGCACACTGTGCGCGGCGTGGGGTACACGGTGCGCGAGCCGGCAGAATAA
- a CDS encoding UDP-glucuronic acid decarboxylase family protein, with protein sequence MHLKKRVLVTGGAGFLGSHLCDVLLNAGCEVLCVDNFYTGSKRSIEHLIDNPDFEIIRHDITFPLYLEVDEIYNLACPASPIHYQSDPVQTTKVCVHGSINMLGLAKRLKARIMQASTSEVYGDPAIHPQPESYRGDVNPIGVRSCYDEGKRCAETLFFDYWRQHKLQIKVARIFNTYGPRMHPNDGRVVSNFIIQALLGKDITVYGDGSQTRSFCYVDDMINGFVRLMHSADDFTGPVNLGNPGEYTIKEIAEKVLELTGSKSKIVYKPLPSDDPRRRQPDIALAREQLGWEPLVQLEEGLRKTIAYFEELLQSCTRQDVQNRNVLEAILGYHLPEGKGVC encoded by the coding sequence ATGCATCTGAAAAAACGGGTTCTGGTGACGGGCGGCGCCGGCTTTCTCGGCTCGCATTTGTGCGATGTGCTGCTGAATGCCGGCTGCGAAGTCCTCTGCGTGGACAACTTCTACACCGGGTCCAAACGCAGCATCGAACATTTGATCGACAATCCGGACTTCGAAATCATCCGCCACGACATCACCTTCCCCCTGTACCTGGAAGTGGACGAGATCTACAACCTCGCCTGTCCGGCCTCGCCCATCCACTATCAGTCCGATCCCGTGCAGACCACCAAGGTGTGCGTGCATGGCTCCATCAATATGCTGGGCCTGGCCAAGCGCCTGAAGGCCAGGATCATGCAGGCGTCCACCTCCGAAGTGTACGGCGACCCCGCCATCCACCCGCAGCCGGAATCCTACCGCGGGGACGTGAATCCCATCGGCGTGCGCTCCTGCTACGACGAAGGCAAACGCTGCGCCGAGACGCTCTTCTTCGATTACTGGCGCCAGCACAAGCTGCAAATCAAGGTGGCCCGCATCTTCAATACCTACGGCCCGCGCATGCACCCCAACGACGGCCGCGTGGTCTCCAACTTCATCATCCAGGCCCTGCTGGGCAAGGATATTACCGTGTATGGCGACGGCAGCCAGACGCGGTCCTTCTGTTATGTGGACGACATGATCAACGGCTTCGTGCGGCTCATGCATTCGGCGGACGACTTCACCGGCCCGGTGAACCTGGGCAACCCCGGCGAATACACCATCAAGGAAATCGCGGAAAAGGTGCTGGAGCTGACGGGATCCAAGTCCAAGATCGTTTACAAGCCCCTGCCCTCGGACGACCCGCGCCGCCGCCAGCCGGATATTGCCCTGGCCCGGGAACAGCTGGGCTGGGAACCCCTGGTGCAACTGGAAGAAGGCCTGCGCAAGACCATCGCCTATTTCGAAGAACTGCTGCAAAGCTGCACCCGCCAGGATGTTCAGAACCGCAACGTGCTGGAAGCCATCCTGGGCTACCATCTGCCCGAAGGCAAAGGCGTGTGCTGA